A genomic region of Xiphophorus couchianus chromosome 18, X_couchianus-1.0, whole genome shotgun sequence contains the following coding sequences:
- the foxn1 gene encoding forkhead box protein N1 isoform X2, giving the protein MQNKNRNTEQLLNSQVSTFHSRMSNSPKFSFHSSSRYQALTLEVGLHTCEPCRTTCQQMATRQIKEGEDICFPQQGSDHSGLRTSALSRRHSADGTISSERAPADRFHPYRRQFSDGEVDASVCLLQSSSSLSSLQEVNILDTGSCSRDVQTTWGEYSDSIQNLYPELPAVPVEPYGSLSQSYPSYDSMSSMQQVSAKLFPNADQPDGTKYPLQSLSIQPHQERSTEALFPKPIYSYSILIFMALKNSKTGSLPVSEIYSFMTEHFPYFKNAPDGWKNSVRHNLSLNKCFEKVENKNGNTSRKGCLWGLNPAKVEKMQEELHKWRRKDPQTIRRSMAKPEDFDRLLGEKPDRLRPFPPYPSTNTTTLKRVAPTYSPTPLPLSPTQPPPACRPIPQSEYAQIQPHQPSYLPHTTLQPSNSFALYSPCRQQPAAGIPSPSRCLNSPIAGKMPPVYRVGLPGEYNVDLRGMHELLQDGDTSYDIDTLNPSLTDLQLQGNLWEELRKDSVVSEPHGLATHLSTSFPQQDHHQQTSCLQAFSPTFEGNAGPRCKAAYEDEDADADISCWNGLHPVGYSGLESLAGYLTSCTTSISLI; this is encoded by the exons atgcaaaataaaaacaggaacacaGAGCAGCTGTTGAATTCACAAGTTAG CACATTTCACAGCAGGATGTCAAACTCCCCAAAGTTTTCcttccacagcagcagcaggtatCAAGCCTTAACTCTTGAGGTCGGCCTGCACACCTGTGAACCCTGCAGGACAACCTGCCAGCAGATGGCGACCCGTCAG ATTAAAGAGGGCGAGGACATCTGCTTCCCCCAACAAGGGAGCGACCACTCCGGCCTGAGGACTTCCGCTCTGAGCAGGAGACACAGCGCTGACGGGACCATCAGCTCAGAACGCGCCCCGGCTGACCGCTTCCACCCGTACCGTCGACAGTTCAGCGACGGAGAGGTGGATGCTTCAGTTTGCCTCCTTCAGAGCTCCTCTTCCCTCAGCAGCCTGCAGGAAGTGAACATTCTCGACACTGGGTCATGCAGCAGAGATGTACAAACAACCTGGGGCGAATACAGCGACAGCATTCAG aaTCTGTACCCAGAGCTGCCGGCTGTACCAGTGGAACCTTACGGTTCTCTGTCTCAAAGTTATCCATCCTATGACTCGATGAGCTCCATGCAGCAG GTTTCAGCTAAACTGTTTCCTAATGCCGATCAGCCAGACGGCACCAAATATCCCCTTCAGAGTCTCTCCATTCAGCCACATCAGGAGAGATCAACAGAAGCCCTCTTCCCCAAACCCATTTACTCCTACAG CATCTTGATTTTTATGGCTTTGAAGAACAGCAAAACAGGAAGTCTGCCGGTCAGTGAGATCTACAGCTTCATGACTGAACACTTCCCATATTTTAAG AACGCCCCTGACGGTTGGAAAAACTCAGTAAGACACAACCTTTCCCTGAACAAATGCTTTGAAAAGGTGGAGAACAAGAACGGCAACACTTCTCGTAAAGGCTGCCTTTGGGGTCTAAATCCAGCCAAGGTGGAGAAAATGCAGGAAGAGCTGCACAAATGGCGCCGCAAAGACCCCCAGACTATCCGCAGGAGCATGGCAAAGCCAG AAGACTTTGACCGTCTGTTGGGAGAGAAGCCAGACAGACTAAGACCTTTTCCACCTTACCCAAGCACAAACACCACCACATTAAAAAGAGTGGCCCCTACGTACAGCCCCACCCCTTTACCTCTGAGCCCTACGCAGCCTCCACCGGCATGTCGACCCATTCCACAATCAGAGTACGCTCAGATTCAGCCCCACCAGCCCAGCTACCTTCCCCACACGACGCTCCAACCCAGCAACTCATTTGCCCTGTATTCACCCTGCAGACAACAGCCTGCAGCCGGCATCCCGTCACCCTCTAGATGTCTGAACTCACCCATAGCTGGGAAAATGCCACCTGTTTACAGGGTTGGACTGCCGGGAGAGTACAATGTTGACCTGAGGGGAATGCATGAGTTACTTCAAGATGGAGACACCAGCTATGACATAGACACACTCAATCCCAGTCTGACGGACCTTCAGCTGCAAG GAAACTTGTGGGAGGAGTTGAGGAAGGACAGCGTGGTGTCAGAGCCACATGGTCTGGCCACACATCTCTCCACCTCCTTTCCCCAGCAGGATCACCACCAACAGACCAGCTGCCTGCAGGCTTTCAGTCCCACGTTCGAGGGGAATGCTGGACCTCGCTGTAAAGCAGCATATGAGGACGAGGACGCAGACGCAGACATAAGCTGCTGGAATGGACTACATCCTGTCGGATATTCAGGACTGGAGAGTTTGGCTGGATATCTGACCTCCTGTACCACCTCCATTTCCCTGATATAA
- the foxn1 gene encoding forkhead box protein N1 isoform X3 gives MQNKNRNTEQLLNSQVSRMSNSPKFSFHSSSRYQALTLEVGLHTCEPCRTTCQQMATRQIKEGEDICFPQQGSDHSGLRTSALSRRHSADGTISSERAPADRFHPYRRQFSDGEVDASVCLLQSSSSLSSLQEVNILDTGSCSRDVQTTWGEYSDSIQNLYPELPAVPVEPYGSLSQSYPSYDSMSSMQQVSAKLFPNADQPDGTKYPLQSLSIQPHQERSTEALFPKPIYSYSILIFMALKNSKTGSLPVSEIYSFMTEHFPYFKNAPDGWKNSVRHNLSLNKCFEKVENKNGNTSRKGCLWGLNPAKVEKMQEELHKWRRKDPQTIRRSMAKPEDFDRLLGEKPDRLRPFPPYPSTNTTTLKRVAPTYSPTPLPLSPTQPPPACRPIPQSEYAQIQPHQPSYLPHTTLQPSNSFALYSPCRQQPAAGIPSPSRCLNSPIAGKMPPVYRVGLPGEYNVDLRGMHELLQDGDTSYDIDTLNPSLTDLQLQGNLWEELRKDSVVSEPHGLATHLSTSFPQQDHHQQTSCLQAFSPTFEGNAGPRCKAAYEDEDADADISCWNGLHPVGYSGLESLAGYLTSCTTSISLI, from the exons atgcaaaataaaaacaggaacacaGAGCAGCTGTTGAATTCACAAGTTAG CAGGATGTCAAACTCCCCAAAGTTTTCcttccacagcagcagcaggtatCAAGCCTTAACTCTTGAGGTCGGCCTGCACACCTGTGAACCCTGCAGGACAACCTGCCAGCAGATGGCGACCCGTCAG ATTAAAGAGGGCGAGGACATCTGCTTCCCCCAACAAGGGAGCGACCACTCCGGCCTGAGGACTTCCGCTCTGAGCAGGAGACACAGCGCTGACGGGACCATCAGCTCAGAACGCGCCCCGGCTGACCGCTTCCACCCGTACCGTCGACAGTTCAGCGACGGAGAGGTGGATGCTTCAGTTTGCCTCCTTCAGAGCTCCTCTTCCCTCAGCAGCCTGCAGGAAGTGAACATTCTCGACACTGGGTCATGCAGCAGAGATGTACAAACAACCTGGGGCGAATACAGCGACAGCATTCAG aaTCTGTACCCAGAGCTGCCGGCTGTACCAGTGGAACCTTACGGTTCTCTGTCTCAAAGTTATCCATCCTATGACTCGATGAGCTCCATGCAGCAG GTTTCAGCTAAACTGTTTCCTAATGCCGATCAGCCAGACGGCACCAAATATCCCCTTCAGAGTCTCTCCATTCAGCCACATCAGGAGAGATCAACAGAAGCCCTCTTCCCCAAACCCATTTACTCCTACAG CATCTTGATTTTTATGGCTTTGAAGAACAGCAAAACAGGAAGTCTGCCGGTCAGTGAGATCTACAGCTTCATGACTGAACACTTCCCATATTTTAAG AACGCCCCTGACGGTTGGAAAAACTCAGTAAGACACAACCTTTCCCTGAACAAATGCTTTGAAAAGGTGGAGAACAAGAACGGCAACACTTCTCGTAAAGGCTGCCTTTGGGGTCTAAATCCAGCCAAGGTGGAGAAAATGCAGGAAGAGCTGCACAAATGGCGCCGCAAAGACCCCCAGACTATCCGCAGGAGCATGGCAAAGCCAG AAGACTTTGACCGTCTGTTGGGAGAGAAGCCAGACAGACTAAGACCTTTTCCACCTTACCCAAGCACAAACACCACCACATTAAAAAGAGTGGCCCCTACGTACAGCCCCACCCCTTTACCTCTGAGCCCTACGCAGCCTCCACCGGCATGTCGACCCATTCCACAATCAGAGTACGCTCAGATTCAGCCCCACCAGCCCAGCTACCTTCCCCACACGACGCTCCAACCCAGCAACTCATTTGCCCTGTATTCACCCTGCAGACAACAGCCTGCAGCCGGCATCCCGTCACCCTCTAGATGTCTGAACTCACCCATAGCTGGGAAAATGCCACCTGTTTACAGGGTTGGACTGCCGGGAGAGTACAATGTTGACCTGAGGGGAATGCATGAGTTACTTCAAGATGGAGACACCAGCTATGACATAGACACACTCAATCCCAGTCTGACGGACCTTCAGCTGCAAG GAAACTTGTGGGAGGAGTTGAGGAAGGACAGCGTGGTGTCAGAGCCACATGGTCTGGCCACACATCTCTCCACCTCCTTTCCCCAGCAGGATCACCACCAACAGACCAGCTGCCTGCAGGCTTTCAGTCCCACGTTCGAGGGGAATGCTGGACCTCGCTGTAAAGCAGCATATGAGGACGAGGACGCAGACGCAGACATAAGCTGCTGGAATGGACTACATCCTGTCGGATATTCAGGACTGGAGAGTTTGGCTGGATATCTGACCTCCTGTACCACCTCCATTTCCCTGATATAA
- the foxn1 gene encoding forkhead box protein N1 isoform X1 → MQNKNRNTEQLLNSQVSSTFHSRMSNSPKFSFHSSSRYQALTLEVGLHTCEPCRTTCQQMATRQIKEGEDICFPQQGSDHSGLRTSALSRRHSADGTISSERAPADRFHPYRRQFSDGEVDASVCLLQSSSSLSSLQEVNILDTGSCSRDVQTTWGEYSDSIQNLYPELPAVPVEPYGSLSQSYPSYDSMSSMQQVSAKLFPNADQPDGTKYPLQSLSIQPHQERSTEALFPKPIYSYSILIFMALKNSKTGSLPVSEIYSFMTEHFPYFKNAPDGWKNSVRHNLSLNKCFEKVENKNGNTSRKGCLWGLNPAKVEKMQEELHKWRRKDPQTIRRSMAKPEDFDRLLGEKPDRLRPFPPYPSTNTTTLKRVAPTYSPTPLPLSPTQPPPACRPIPQSEYAQIQPHQPSYLPHTTLQPSNSFALYSPCRQQPAAGIPSPSRCLNSPIAGKMPPVYRVGLPGEYNVDLRGMHELLQDGDTSYDIDTLNPSLTDLQLQGNLWEELRKDSVVSEPHGLATHLSTSFPQQDHHQQTSCLQAFSPTFEGNAGPRCKAAYEDEDADADISCWNGLHPVGYSGLESLAGYLTSCTTSISLI, encoded by the exons atgcaaaataaaaacaggaacacaGAGCAGCTGTTGAATTCACAAGTTAG CAGCACATTTCACAGCAGGATGTCAAACTCCCCAAAGTTTTCcttccacagcagcagcaggtatCAAGCCTTAACTCTTGAGGTCGGCCTGCACACCTGTGAACCCTGCAGGACAACCTGCCAGCAGATGGCGACCCGTCAG ATTAAAGAGGGCGAGGACATCTGCTTCCCCCAACAAGGGAGCGACCACTCCGGCCTGAGGACTTCCGCTCTGAGCAGGAGACACAGCGCTGACGGGACCATCAGCTCAGAACGCGCCCCGGCTGACCGCTTCCACCCGTACCGTCGACAGTTCAGCGACGGAGAGGTGGATGCTTCAGTTTGCCTCCTTCAGAGCTCCTCTTCCCTCAGCAGCCTGCAGGAAGTGAACATTCTCGACACTGGGTCATGCAGCAGAGATGTACAAACAACCTGGGGCGAATACAGCGACAGCATTCAG aaTCTGTACCCAGAGCTGCCGGCTGTACCAGTGGAACCTTACGGTTCTCTGTCTCAAAGTTATCCATCCTATGACTCGATGAGCTCCATGCAGCAG GTTTCAGCTAAACTGTTTCCTAATGCCGATCAGCCAGACGGCACCAAATATCCCCTTCAGAGTCTCTCCATTCAGCCACATCAGGAGAGATCAACAGAAGCCCTCTTCCCCAAACCCATTTACTCCTACAG CATCTTGATTTTTATGGCTTTGAAGAACAGCAAAACAGGAAGTCTGCCGGTCAGTGAGATCTACAGCTTCATGACTGAACACTTCCCATATTTTAAG AACGCCCCTGACGGTTGGAAAAACTCAGTAAGACACAACCTTTCCCTGAACAAATGCTTTGAAAAGGTGGAGAACAAGAACGGCAACACTTCTCGTAAAGGCTGCCTTTGGGGTCTAAATCCAGCCAAGGTGGAGAAAATGCAGGAAGAGCTGCACAAATGGCGCCGCAAAGACCCCCAGACTATCCGCAGGAGCATGGCAAAGCCAG AAGACTTTGACCGTCTGTTGGGAGAGAAGCCAGACAGACTAAGACCTTTTCCACCTTACCCAAGCACAAACACCACCACATTAAAAAGAGTGGCCCCTACGTACAGCCCCACCCCTTTACCTCTGAGCCCTACGCAGCCTCCACCGGCATGTCGACCCATTCCACAATCAGAGTACGCTCAGATTCAGCCCCACCAGCCCAGCTACCTTCCCCACACGACGCTCCAACCCAGCAACTCATTTGCCCTGTATTCACCCTGCAGACAACAGCCTGCAGCCGGCATCCCGTCACCCTCTAGATGTCTGAACTCACCCATAGCTGGGAAAATGCCACCTGTTTACAGGGTTGGACTGCCGGGAGAGTACAATGTTGACCTGAGGGGAATGCATGAGTTACTTCAAGATGGAGACACCAGCTATGACATAGACACACTCAATCCCAGTCTGACGGACCTTCAGCTGCAAG GAAACTTGTGGGAGGAGTTGAGGAAGGACAGCGTGGTGTCAGAGCCACATGGTCTGGCCACACATCTCTCCACCTCCTTTCCCCAGCAGGATCACCACCAACAGACCAGCTGCCTGCAGGCTTTCAGTCCCACGTTCGAGGGGAATGCTGGACCTCGCTGTAAAGCAGCATATGAGGACGAGGACGCAGACGCAGACATAAGCTGCTGGAATGGACTACATCCTGTCGGATATTCAGGACTGGAGAGTTTGGCTGGATATCTGACCTCCTGTACCACCTCCATTTCCCTGATATAA
- the foxn1 gene encoding forkhead box protein N1 isoform X4, with amino-acid sequence MSNSPKFSFHSSSRYQALTLEVGLHTCEPCRTTCQQMATRQIKEGEDICFPQQGSDHSGLRTSALSRRHSADGTISSERAPADRFHPYRRQFSDGEVDASVCLLQSSSSLSSLQEVNILDTGSCSRDVQTTWGEYSDSIQNLYPELPAVPVEPYGSLSQSYPSYDSMSSMQQVSAKLFPNADQPDGTKYPLQSLSIQPHQERSTEALFPKPIYSYSILIFMALKNSKTGSLPVSEIYSFMTEHFPYFKNAPDGWKNSVRHNLSLNKCFEKVENKNGNTSRKGCLWGLNPAKVEKMQEELHKWRRKDPQTIRRSMAKPEDFDRLLGEKPDRLRPFPPYPSTNTTTLKRVAPTYSPTPLPLSPTQPPPACRPIPQSEYAQIQPHQPSYLPHTTLQPSNSFALYSPCRQQPAAGIPSPSRCLNSPIAGKMPPVYRVGLPGEYNVDLRGMHELLQDGDTSYDIDTLNPSLTDLQLQGNLWEELRKDSVVSEPHGLATHLSTSFPQQDHHQQTSCLQAFSPTFEGNAGPRCKAAYEDEDADADISCWNGLHPVGYSGLESLAGYLTSCTTSISLI; translated from the exons ATGTCAAACTCCCCAAAGTTTTCcttccacagcagcagcaggtatCAAGCCTTAACTCTTGAGGTCGGCCTGCACACCTGTGAACCCTGCAGGACAACCTGCCAGCAGATGGCGACCCGTCAG ATTAAAGAGGGCGAGGACATCTGCTTCCCCCAACAAGGGAGCGACCACTCCGGCCTGAGGACTTCCGCTCTGAGCAGGAGACACAGCGCTGACGGGACCATCAGCTCAGAACGCGCCCCGGCTGACCGCTTCCACCCGTACCGTCGACAGTTCAGCGACGGAGAGGTGGATGCTTCAGTTTGCCTCCTTCAGAGCTCCTCTTCCCTCAGCAGCCTGCAGGAAGTGAACATTCTCGACACTGGGTCATGCAGCAGAGATGTACAAACAACCTGGGGCGAATACAGCGACAGCATTCAG aaTCTGTACCCAGAGCTGCCGGCTGTACCAGTGGAACCTTACGGTTCTCTGTCTCAAAGTTATCCATCCTATGACTCGATGAGCTCCATGCAGCAG GTTTCAGCTAAACTGTTTCCTAATGCCGATCAGCCAGACGGCACCAAATATCCCCTTCAGAGTCTCTCCATTCAGCCACATCAGGAGAGATCAACAGAAGCCCTCTTCCCCAAACCCATTTACTCCTACAG CATCTTGATTTTTATGGCTTTGAAGAACAGCAAAACAGGAAGTCTGCCGGTCAGTGAGATCTACAGCTTCATGACTGAACACTTCCCATATTTTAAG AACGCCCCTGACGGTTGGAAAAACTCAGTAAGACACAACCTTTCCCTGAACAAATGCTTTGAAAAGGTGGAGAACAAGAACGGCAACACTTCTCGTAAAGGCTGCCTTTGGGGTCTAAATCCAGCCAAGGTGGAGAAAATGCAGGAAGAGCTGCACAAATGGCGCCGCAAAGACCCCCAGACTATCCGCAGGAGCATGGCAAAGCCAG AAGACTTTGACCGTCTGTTGGGAGAGAAGCCAGACAGACTAAGACCTTTTCCACCTTACCCAAGCACAAACACCACCACATTAAAAAGAGTGGCCCCTACGTACAGCCCCACCCCTTTACCTCTGAGCCCTACGCAGCCTCCACCGGCATGTCGACCCATTCCACAATCAGAGTACGCTCAGATTCAGCCCCACCAGCCCAGCTACCTTCCCCACACGACGCTCCAACCCAGCAACTCATTTGCCCTGTATTCACCCTGCAGACAACAGCCTGCAGCCGGCATCCCGTCACCCTCTAGATGTCTGAACTCACCCATAGCTGGGAAAATGCCACCTGTTTACAGGGTTGGACTGCCGGGAGAGTACAATGTTGACCTGAGGGGAATGCATGAGTTACTTCAAGATGGAGACACCAGCTATGACATAGACACACTCAATCCCAGTCTGACGGACCTTCAGCTGCAAG GAAACTTGTGGGAGGAGTTGAGGAAGGACAGCGTGGTGTCAGAGCCACATGGTCTGGCCACACATCTCTCCACCTCCTTTCCCCAGCAGGATCACCACCAACAGACCAGCTGCCTGCAGGCTTTCAGTCCCACGTTCGAGGGGAATGCTGGACCTCGCTGTAAAGCAGCATATGAGGACGAGGACGCAGACGCAGACATAAGCTGCTGGAATGGACTACATCCTGTCGGATATTCAGGACTGGAGAGTTTGGCTGGATATCTGACCTCCTGTACCACCTCCATTTCCCTGATATAA